One Thauera sp. K11 DNA window includes the following coding sequences:
- a CDS encoding Eco57I restriction-modification methylase domain-containing protein encodes MSAVSPQGLCGRFSGITMSALAKSLRTQLENTVKSARDIAETAARAALQQLAVGEGRLPDYLNDAQRALRRRLRAHGRSLGDAKHGDDTQELRRLVWEVAYEHWHRMLFARFLAENGLLLWEPGAAVSLQDCREMVDHHPEMAMGARSEWELAGKLAARMLPQVFKPQHPVFELVFAPEHQRELERLLSGLPPEVFQASDSLGWVYQFWQARRKDEVNASEVKIGADELPAVTQLFTEPYMVDFLLHNSLGAWWLTRHPDTPGPVPLTYLRTLEDGTPAAGKFEGWPDTLADFKLLDPCCGSGHFLVAAFLMLVPMRMTAERLSAREAVDAVLRDNLHGLELDPRCVEIAVFVLALAAWRFPDEVGQPLGVRADMPAPNIACCGLKVAARAADWMALVPDDLPNAAYLRQELRLLHDSFSQAPLLGSLLDPARSLKNDLATTSFDTLRALLERALSTERPATLWGEGNEVQDEAWDHALTARGLLEAARLLDARYHLVVTNVPYLARGKQSDALKAFCENHYADAKNDLANVFLERCLELSQRGAAGVVQIVMPQNWLFLTSYKKQRESLLKRVQWNLLARLGPGAFETISGEVVQAVLLTQTHAQADVAFDLRGVDASGPRAAQEKAAMLRGGRVVAVSQKSQLFNPDARVSFEQLSSGSLLSVHADAYWGQGTGDFVRFGRVFWEIAESGDDWEYGQTTVDANVDFGGRIHLVYWQKGKGELIALAEALRHRLKNIHYRGAEAWSKHGVSVTLTGELRVTRYCGNIFDGNCASIIPKDPAHLPAVWCFCDDDGFNSVVREIDQSLKVTNATLLKVPFDLAHWQQVAAERYPNGLPKPYSDDPTQWLFHGHPQPATDPLQVAVARLLGYRWPAETDAGMDLADEARAWIAHTDKLATHADDDGLVCLPAVRGEKPAHERLLALLIDAWETVTPGSWKASTLDRLLAEADCAGKSLEVWLREKFFEQHAKRFHHRPFIWHVWDGLKDGFGALVNYHKLNARNLERLIHTYLGDWIRIQEAGVTSGLDGAPQRLAAAQALKKKLEAILEGEAPFDIFVRWKPLAAQPIGWNPDLNDGVRLNIRPWMAAGVLRHNKGPKLNIKWDKDRGKDVESAPWFAVFKGDRINDHHLTLAQKWAPRDAARGS; translated from the coding sequence GTGTCAGCAGTTTCACCGCAAGGCCTTTGCGGTCGCTTTTCTGGGATAACCATGTCAGCTCTCGCCAAATCGCTGCGTACCCAACTCGAAAACACCGTCAAGTCCGCCCGCGACATCGCCGAGACCGCCGCCCGTGCCGCTCTCCAGCAGCTCGCGGTGGGCGAGGGCAGGCTGCCGGACTACCTGAACGACGCCCAGCGCGCCTTGCGCCGCCGCCTGCGCGCCCACGGCCGCAGCCTGGGCGATGCCAAGCACGGCGACGACACCCAGGAGCTGCGCCGGCTGGTGTGGGAGGTGGCCTACGAGCACTGGCACCGCATGCTGTTCGCCCGCTTCCTCGCCGAAAACGGCCTGCTGCTGTGGGAGCCGGGCGCTGCGGTGTCGCTGCAGGACTGCCGCGAGATGGTCGACCACCACCCCGAGATGGCGATGGGCGCGCGCAGCGAATGGGAGTTGGCCGGCAAGCTCGCGGCGCGGATGCTGCCGCAGGTGTTCAAGCCGCAGCATCCGGTGTTCGAGCTGGTGTTCGCGCCCGAGCATCAGCGCGAGCTGGAACGACTGCTTAGCGGCCTGCCGCCCGAGGTCTTCCAGGCCAGCGACAGCCTGGGTTGGGTGTATCAGTTCTGGCAGGCGCGGCGCAAGGACGAGGTCAACGCCTCCGAGGTGAAGATTGGCGCGGACGAGCTGCCCGCCGTCACCCAGCTGTTCACCGAGCCCTACATGGTGGACTTCCTGCTCCACAACTCGCTCGGCGCCTGGTGGCTCACCCGCCACCCGGACACGCCCGGCCCGGTGCCGCTCACCTATCTGCGCACGCTGGAGGACGGCACCCCTGCCGCCGGCAAGTTCGAAGGCTGGCCCGACACGCTCGCCGACTTCAAGCTGCTCGACCCCTGCTGCGGCTCGGGACACTTTCTGGTGGCGGCCTTCCTGATGCTGGTGCCGATGCGCATGACGGCGGAACGCCTCTCCGCCCGCGAGGCGGTGGATGCGGTGCTGCGCGACAACCTGCACGGCCTGGAGCTGGACCCGCGCTGCGTGGAAATCGCAGTGTTCGTGCTGGCGCTCGCCGCCTGGCGCTTCCCGGACGAGGTCGGCCAGCCGCTGGGCGTGCGCGCGGACATGCCGGCGCCCAACATCGCCTGCTGCGGGCTGAAGGTCGCTGCGCGGGCGGCGGACTGGATGGCGCTGGTCCCGGATGACTTGCCCAACGCCGCCTACCTGCGCCAGGAACTGCGCCTGCTACACGACAGCTTCTCGCAGGCGCCGCTGCTGGGTAGCCTGCTCGACCCGGCACGCAGCCTGAAGAACGACCTCGCCACCACCAGTTTCGACACGTTGCGCGCGCTGCTGGAGCGGGCGCTGTCCACCGAGCGCCCGGCCACGCTGTGGGGCGAGGGCAACGAGGTGCAGGATGAGGCGTGGGACCACGCCCTGACCGCCCGCGGCCTGCTCGAGGCGGCGCGGCTGCTGGATGCGCGTTACCACCTGGTGGTGACCAACGTGCCCTATCTCGCGCGCGGCAAGCAGTCCGATGCGCTGAAGGCGTTCTGCGAAAACCATTACGCGGACGCCAAGAACGACCTCGCCAACGTGTTTCTTGAGCGCTGCCTGGAACTGTCGCAGCGTGGCGCGGCCGGTGTGGTGCAGATTGTGATGCCGCAGAACTGGCTGTTCCTCACCAGCTACAAGAAGCAGCGCGAAAGCCTGCTGAAGCGGGTGCAGTGGAATCTGCTGGCGCGGCTGGGGCCGGGCGCCTTCGAGACCATCAGCGGCGAGGTCGTACAGGCCGTCCTGCTCACCCAGACCCATGCGCAGGCGGACGTGGCGTTTGACCTGCGCGGCGTGGATGCCAGCGGGCCGAGGGCAGCGCAGGAAAAGGCCGCCATGCTGCGCGGCGGCCGGGTGGTGGCCGTAAGCCAGAAGAGTCAGCTGTTCAATCCCGACGCGCGAGTGTCATTTGAGCAGCTCAGTTCCGGTAGCTTGTTGTCTGTGCATGCTGATGCGTATTGGGGTCAAGGCACTGGCGATTTTGTTCGATTTGGTCGTGTTTTTTGGGAAATTGCAGAGTCTGGCGACGACTGGGAATACGGACAAACGACGGTAGACGCCAACGTCGATTTCGGCGGGCGTATTCACCTAGTGTATTGGCAGAAAGGAAAAGGCGAGCTCATCGCGCTTGCCGAGGCACTGAGGCATCGCCTGAAGAACATTCACTACCGAGGTGCAGAGGCATGGTCAAAGCACGGAGTGTCTGTAACTCTTACAGGAGAGTTGCGCGTAACCCGTTATTGCGGAAATATTTTTGATGGAAACTGCGCAAGCATCATCCCTAAAGACCCAGCGCATCTGCCTGCTGTTTGGTGCTTCTGCGACGACGATGGGTTCAATTCAGTCGTGCGGGAAATCGACCAATCACTCAAGGTAACTAATGCAACTCTGCTCAAAGTCCCTTTCGACTTAGCCCATTGGCAACAAGTCGCTGCCGAGCGCTACCCCAACGGCCTGCCCAAACCCTATTCCGACGACCCCACCCAGTGGTTGTTCCACGGTCACCCGCAGCCCGCCACCGACCCGCTGCAGGTCGCCGTCGCCCGCCTGCTCGGCTACCGCTGGCCAGCCGAGACCGACGCCGGCATGGACCTCGCCGACGAGGCCCGTGCGTGGATTGCGCACACCGACAAGCTCGCCACCCACGCCGACGACGACGGCCTCGTCTGCCTGCCTGCCGTGCGCGGCGAAAAGCCCGCCCACGAGCGATTGCTGGCACTGCTCATCGACGCCTGGGAAACCGTCACCCCCGGCAGTTGGAAAGCCTCCACCCTCGACCGCCTGCTGGCCGAGGCCGACTGCGCCGGAAAGAGTCTGGAAGTGTGGCTGCGCGAGAAGTTCTTCGAACAGCACGCCAAGCGCTTTCACCACCGCCCCTTCATCTGGCATGTGTGGGACGGCCTCAAGGACGGCTTCGGCGCGCTAGTCAATTACCACAAGCTCAACGCCCGCAACCTGGAGCGCCTCATCCACACCTACCTGGGCGACTGGATTCGCATTCAGGAAGCGGGTGTCACCAGCGGCCTCGACGGCGCCCCGCAGCGGCTGGCCGCCGCGCAGGCGCTGAAGAAAAAGCTCGAAGCCATCCTCGAAGGCGAAGCGCCCTTCGACATTTTCGTGCGCTGGAAACCGCTCGCCGCGCAACCCATCGGGTGGAACCCCGACCTCAACGACGGCGTGCGCCTCAACATCCGCCCCTGGATGGCCGCCGGCGTGCTGCGCCACAACAAGGGCCCGAAGCTCAACATCAAGTGGGACAAGGACCGCGGCAAGGACGTGGAAAGCGCACCGTGGTTCGCTGTGTTCAAGGGCGACCGCATCAATGACCATCATCTGACGCTGGCGCAGAAGTGGGCCCCGCGGGATGCCGCGAGAGGGAGCTAA
- a CDS encoding type II toxin-antitoxin system antitoxin — protein sequence MARRKTEAINLRMSAEIKELLRFAADREHRTLSNMIEYLLIDYCERHAISPPAQTEEKPASSRRKPVKTP from the coding sequence ATGGCTCGACGCAAGACCGAGGCAATCAATCTCAGGATGTCTGCCGAGATTAAGGAGTTGCTACGCTTCGCTGCAGACCGCGAGCATCGCACGCTCAGCAACATGATTGAGTATCTGCTCATCGACTACTGCGAGCGTCATGCCATCTCGCCCCCCGCTCAAACCGAAGAGAAGCCGGCCTCCAGCCGTCGCAAGCCCGTCAAGACCCCGTGA
- a CDS encoding BREX protein BrxB domain-containing protein, translating to MSSKVAKLVGAYREHISVPWAGGLAAIQRVIFAVYDKTDELRLRAHIDEFRLATLEAGHQWLLVDVTNAFPEWMAAQEYRDAYFECPEDLTGYQAGEIVEFVHGLVERIKTTIVTEATPNTVVALMGVGSLFGLARVSSIVEGIKDTVGGRLVVFFPGEYHPENHAYRLLDARDGWNYLAVPLLAKEA from the coding sequence ATGAGTAGCAAAGTCGCGAAGCTGGTCGGTGCCTACCGGGAGCACATCTCGGTACCGTGGGCAGGAGGCCTGGCGGCCATTCAACGCGTCATCTTCGCGGTGTACGACAAGACCGACGAACTGCGTCTGCGGGCGCACATCGACGAGTTTCGCCTGGCCACGCTGGAGGCAGGTCATCAGTGGCTGCTTGTGGACGTCACCAACGCCTTTCCCGAATGGATGGCTGCTCAGGAGTATCGCGACGCCTACTTCGAGTGCCCAGAGGACCTCACCGGCTATCAGGCCGGAGAGATCGTCGAGTTCGTCCATGGCCTGGTCGAGCGCATCAAGACGACGATTGTTACCGAGGCCACGCCCAACACGGTTGTGGCCCTGATGGGCGTGGGTAGCCTTTTCGGCCTGGCCCGCGTTTCTTCGATTGTGGAAGGTATCAAGGACACGGTGGGTGGGCGCCTGGTGGTGTTCTTCCCCGGCGAATACCACCCTGAGAACCACGCGTACCGCTTGCTCGACGCCCGAGACGGCTGGAACTACCTCGCAGTCCCGCTGCTGGCCAAGGAAGCCTGA
- a CDS encoding coiled-coil domain-containing protein translates to MTKQKRIPITSKATGEVRLSEPVPGRKSWRQDSAKPDGASNAEPTSTSTLAELTGEPSSAREQGADENDSAPAKAKRGEKTGTKQDKPESLADYIEYAYGRKGQKLADLKEKAGFIRNLATNFRLGEREPELLGVAEKDVTLAVPRQLVFVSREFQGYPSLRNELLGFVKKAILQHPLFREQPALALFINQGDFSPSALEAMRLIQEFGTTKEAQDSDLSRADLDALHRNASYLVAVWLREMRGRSLHDVAEMLFQGVWKKAAASIGDDTDKLRAITDVSELAPVATACAVFQQQAEEQTKRAHQSAAETHQLRQERDGLLAEKESLSAELSALKALREKERSETQERLAKLESSQDVKVTHLRDDNQQVRHRLVKRLVSDVEQLEIGLSALRNPNPRVEVMIQRAERVVDALRAEIAKLREE, encoded by the coding sequence ATGACTAAGCAAAAACGAATCCCGATTACCAGCAAGGCGACGGGGGAGGTTCGACTCTCCGAGCCCGTCCCGGGCCGCAAGTCGTGGCGGCAAGACTCTGCGAAGCCTGACGGGGCAAGCAACGCGGAGCCAACTTCGACATCGACACTTGCGGAACTGACCGGTGAGCCGAGTAGCGCCCGCGAACAGGGCGCTGACGAGAATGATTCCGCGCCAGCGAAGGCCAAGCGAGGTGAAAAGACGGGGACGAAGCAAGACAAGCCCGAATCACTCGCCGATTACATCGAGTATGCCTATGGAAGGAAAGGGCAGAAGCTGGCGGACTTAAAGGAGAAGGCTGGTTTCATTCGGAATCTGGCGACTAACTTCAGGCTTGGTGAGCGGGAACCTGAGCTCCTTGGAGTTGCTGAGAAAGATGTGACGTTGGCCGTACCGAGGCAACTCGTGTTTGTCAGTCGGGAGTTTCAGGGCTATCCGTCGCTTCGGAACGAACTGCTGGGGTTTGTGAAGAAGGCAATATTGCAGCACCCGCTCTTCCGTGAGCAGCCTGCATTGGCGCTGTTCATCAACCAAGGGGATTTCAGTCCATCTGCTCTTGAGGCCATGCGATTGATACAGGAGTTCGGGACGACAAAGGAGGCACAGGATTCCGACCTGAGTCGTGCCGACCTCGACGCGCTACACCGGAATGCCTCGTATCTGGTTGCGGTGTGGCTGAGGGAGATGCGTGGGCGCAGCCTGCATGACGTTGCGGAGATGCTGTTCCAGGGGGTGTGGAAGAAGGCGGCAGCTTCAATCGGGGACGATACCGACAAGCTGCGCGCGATAACCGATGTCTCGGAGCTTGCACCGGTTGCGACTGCATGCGCTGTATTTCAGCAACAGGCCGAAGAGCAGACAAAGCGAGCACATCAAAGTGCTGCTGAAACTCATCAGTTGCGTCAGGAACGCGACGGTTTGCTAGCCGAGAAGGAGAGCCTGAGTGCCGAACTCAGTGCGCTGAAGGCGCTGCGTGAGAAGGAAAGAAGCGAGACTCAGGAGCGGCTGGCAAAGCTGGAGAGCAGCCAGGATGTGAAGGTCACCCACCTTCGTGACGACAACCAGCAGGTGCGCCATCGCTTGGTGAAGCGCCTGGTCTCTGATGTTGAGCAACTCGAGATTGGCTTGAGCGCATTGCGCAACCCGAATCCACGGGTCGAAGTGATGATTCAGCGTGCCGAGAGAGTGGTCGACGCACTGCGTGCCGAGATAGCGAAGCTGAGGGAGGAGTAA
- the brxC gene encoding BREX system P-loop protein BrxC, translating into MLNRDIYVKPPEQNRLANNGVAEVSEDHSDAALEVLRYELESFVCDGQYAKGTETILETFLRNLGAKSEQPGVWISGFYGSGKSHLAKMLRALWTDQQLPGGASARGLADLPDGVADQFKELSTEGKRNGGLHAAAGKLGAGAGDNVRLALLGIIFKSKGLPEQFAQARFVMWLKHEGLLEAVQSNLKAAGRSLAQELPHLYVSNHLSNALLQANRGLADSEAAVRQLIKAQFPQVGDVTNDEMVAAIQSALSEGGKFPLTLVVLDEVQQYIGSDAEKAYKVQEVTESLSKHFNGQLLFVGTGQSALSGMPNLQRLMGRFPVQVTLGDWDVENVTRKIILAKKSTAVPEVDRVWRDNLGEISRHLRGTKLEHVTDDEAFITADYPILPVRRRFWENVLRTIDATGTVAQLRSQLRVVHEAALETAELPLGHVVSGDFLYDQIAANLVSTAQLSREIFDSVQRFAAGDGPSQLKARLLKLIYLINKLPPEKAIAIGLKPTEDVLADLLVTDLKSGSSELRKTIPTLLDALQEKDHLVMALDGPNGAEYHLQTRESSAWYEEFRAQESQLKASPQNIEVKRADLFKARFRSVLTKVRAVQGLAPEVRTLAACFDESLPKDNDKALYLWIQDGWQTDEKSVIAEARAKSAENPTLFAFMPAQSKTDLANAIVTLEAAKATLSRKGTPNTEEGRNAQRSMESRQRNAEKEIETLLNTLFAGVRVFQAGGQEVTQGNDLADRLNTAVKSSVIRLYREFDVADQKGWDKVLDEARKGNAEAMRAIGHLQEPKSHAVCQKIVSFLGAGKKGAEIRDNFESPPYGWPRDTIDGALYILLTTGELKARDMAHRPVDAKSLERSKLTQAFFEPESVNISPVQKIRIRGLFQSLGVGCQPNEELLKAPILIAKLKELALCAGGPAPQPEPPKSDAIVALEQALGNGLLLELFSRAEALIALAKQWEQTAKLIKQRLPLWHQLDALLEHARALGPYLELKAEVAAITAQRSLLAEPDPVRPLLERTTDLLRQALNAKLDAYRAEYEQQMAQLDADSNWQKLDDAQRSELIRTRHIDAPASLDLSNAEKLADALDGCDLQRWIERAQALTTRFGAVRMDAAKLLKPNVVQVKLPQRTLNDAGEVTAWLMEVERLLLKAIEKGPVAL; encoded by the coding sequence GTGCTGAACCGCGACATTTACGTCAAACCCCCCGAACAGAACCGGCTGGCCAACAATGGTGTCGCTGAAGTCTCCGAGGACCACTCTGATGCCGCGCTCGAAGTGCTGCGCTACGAACTGGAGTCCTTCGTCTGCGACGGCCAGTATGCGAAGGGCACGGAGACCATTCTCGAGACGTTCCTGCGCAACCTCGGCGCAAAGTCCGAGCAGCCTGGTGTGTGGATTTCCGGCTTCTACGGTTCAGGTAAGTCGCACCTGGCGAAAATGCTGCGTGCGCTGTGGACCGATCAGCAGCTTCCGGGCGGCGCCTCTGCGCGCGGGCTTGCCGATCTGCCGGATGGAGTTGCCGACCAGTTCAAGGAGTTGAGCACCGAGGGCAAGCGCAATGGTGGCCTGCACGCCGCGGCCGGAAAGTTGGGCGCCGGGGCAGGGGACAACGTTCGCCTGGCATTGCTCGGCATCATCTTCAAGTCCAAGGGGCTGCCGGAGCAGTTCGCACAGGCGCGCTTCGTGATGTGGCTCAAGCATGAGGGGCTGCTCGAAGCGGTTCAGTCCAACTTGAAGGCCGCGGGCCGCAGTCTCGCGCAAGAGTTGCCCCATCTATATGTATCGAATCACCTGTCGAACGCACTGTTGCAGGCCAATCGCGGCCTTGCAGACAGTGAGGCAGCAGTTCGCCAACTCATCAAGGCGCAATTCCCGCAGGTGGGCGACGTCACTAACGACGAGATGGTCGCCGCCATCCAGAGCGCCCTTTCGGAAGGCGGTAAGTTCCCTCTCACCCTGGTCGTGCTAGACGAGGTCCAGCAATACATCGGTTCGGATGCCGAGAAAGCCTACAAGGTTCAGGAAGTCACCGAGTCCCTCTCCAAGCATTTCAACGGTCAGCTTCTGTTCGTGGGCACCGGCCAATCCGCATTGTCCGGCATGCCCAACCTGCAGCGTTTGATGGGACGCTTCCCCGTGCAGGTCACCCTGGGGGATTGGGACGTCGAGAACGTCACCCGCAAAATCATCCTCGCCAAAAAGTCGACTGCAGTACCGGAGGTTGACCGTGTCTGGCGCGACAACCTGGGTGAAATTTCCCGCCACCTGCGTGGCACCAAGCTCGAGCACGTCACCGACGACGAGGCGTTCATCACTGCGGACTACCCCATCCTGCCCGTGCGCCGCCGCTTCTGGGAAAACGTCCTTCGCACCATCGACGCCACCGGCACCGTCGCCCAGTTGCGCAGCCAACTCCGGGTCGTCCATGAGGCTGCGCTCGAAACCGCCGAACTGCCGCTTGGTCATGTCGTCTCCGGCGACTTTCTCTACGACCAGATTGCCGCCAACCTGGTCTCCACCGCCCAGCTCTCTCGCGAGATCTTCGATAGCGTGCAGCGGTTCGCTGCCGGCGATGGCCCGTCTCAGCTCAAGGCCCGACTGCTCAAGCTCATCTACCTCATCAACAAGCTGCCGCCCGAAAAGGCGATTGCAATTGGCCTCAAGCCCACCGAGGACGTCCTGGCCGACTTGCTGGTCACCGACCTCAAGAGCGGATCGTCTGAGCTTCGTAAGACCATCCCAACCTTGCTTGACGCGCTCCAGGAGAAAGACCACCTGGTGATGGCGCTCGACGGCCCCAATGGCGCTGAGTACCACCTGCAGACCCGCGAATCGAGCGCATGGTACGAGGAGTTTCGTGCGCAGGAGTCCCAGCTCAAGGCCTCCCCCCAGAACATCGAGGTCAAGCGGGCAGACTTGTTCAAAGCGCGTTTCCGCTCGGTGTTGACCAAGGTCCGTGCCGTCCAGGGCTTAGCCCCCGAGGTACGAACGCTGGCCGCATGCTTCGACGAGTCGCTGCCGAAGGACAACGACAAGGCGCTTTACCTGTGGATTCAGGACGGCTGGCAGACAGATGAGAAATCGGTAATTGCCGAAGCCCGCGCGAAGAGTGCCGAGAACCCGACGCTCTTTGCCTTCATGCCGGCCCAGAGCAAAACGGACCTCGCCAACGCGATCGTCACCCTCGAGGCAGCAAAAGCCACGCTAAGCCGCAAAGGCACGCCGAATACGGAGGAGGGGCGTAACGCGCAGCGCTCGATGGAAAGCCGTCAGCGCAATGCCGAGAAGGAAATCGAGACGCTGCTCAACACCCTGTTCGCGGGTGTCCGCGTGTTTCAGGCTGGCGGGCAGGAAGTCACCCAGGGCAACGACTTGGCCGATCGCCTCAACACCGCCGTCAAGTCCTCGGTCATTCGGCTGTATCGCGAGTTCGATGTCGCCGACCAGAAGGGCTGGGACAAAGTGCTGGACGAGGCGCGCAAGGGCAACGCCGAGGCCATGCGGGCAATCGGGCACCTCCAGGAGCCAAAATCACACGCGGTGTGCCAGAAGATTGTGAGCTTCCTCGGTGCGGGCAAGAAGGGCGCAGAGATTCGCGACAACTTCGAGTCGCCGCCCTACGGTTGGCCGCGCGACACCATCGACGGCGCGCTCTACATCCTGCTCACCACGGGCGAGCTCAAGGCGCGCGACATGGCCCACCGCCCGGTCGATGCCAAGTCGCTCGAACGCAGCAAGCTCACCCAAGCATTCTTCGAGCCTGAATCGGTCAATATCTCGCCGGTCCAGAAGATCAGGATTCGAGGTCTGTTCCAGAGCCTGGGAGTCGGCTGCCAGCCCAACGAAGAGCTGCTCAAGGCCCCAATCCTGATTGCCAAGCTCAAGGAGCTGGCGCTTTGTGCTGGTGGTCCTGCACCTCAACCCGAGCCCCCCAAGTCTGATGCCATTGTGGCGCTGGAACAGGCTTTGGGTAATGGTTTGCTCCTGGAGCTGTTCTCACGGGCAGAGGCGCTGATCGCGCTCGCCAAACAGTGGGAACAGACCGCCAAGCTCATCAAACAGCGCCTGCCGCTGTGGCACCAACTCGACGCGCTGCTGGAGCATGCCCGCGCGCTCGGCCCCTACCTCGAACTCAAGGCCGAGGTTGCGGCCATCACCGCGCAGCGTAGCCTGCTCGCCGAGCCTGACCCGGTCCGTCCGCTGCTGGAGCGCACCACCGACCTTCTGCGCCAAGCACTCAACGCCAAGCTCGACGCCTATCGCGCCGAGTATGAGCAGCAGATGGCCCAACTGGACGCCGACAGCAATTGGCAAAAGCTTGACGACGCTCAGCGTTCCGAGCTGATTCGCACACGTCACATCGACGCACCCGCAAGCCTCGACCTCTCCAATGCCGAAAAGCTTGCCGACGCGCTGGATGGCTGCGACCTGCAGCGCTGGATTGAACGCGCACAGGCACTCACGACCCGCTTCGGGGCCGTCCGTATGGATGCGGCCAAGCTGCTCAAGCCGAATGTGGTTCAGGTGAAGCTACCGCAGCGGACCCTGAATGACGCGGGCGAGGTGACGGCGTGGTTGATGGAGGTAGAGCGACTGCTACTCAAGGCGATTGAGAAGGGGCCTGTCGCACTATGA
- a CDS encoding SOS response-associated peptidase → MCGRYALYGPVSRLREAFDAAPEGFDFEPRWNAAPMQWLPVVRQRPNGERVIHRLRWGLVPSWSKDEAIATKLINARGESVAEKPSFRAAFRRRRCIVPANGFYEWQQLSDQQGGGKQPFYIHPVGGEFFGFAGLWERWTRPADGEVLDTFTIVTTEANAAMRPLHDRMPVILAPGDYWAWLNGATPVERVQALVRPCPEAELAVHPVGKAVGNVRNEGANLIQPL, encoded by the coding sequence ATGTGCGGACGCTATGCGCTCTACGGTCCGGTCTCGCGCCTGCGCGAGGCCTTCGACGCGGCGCCCGAAGGCTTCGACTTCGAGCCGCGCTGGAATGCGGCGCCGATGCAGTGGCTGCCCGTGGTGCGGCAGCGGCCGAACGGTGAGCGGGTGATCCATCGCCTGCGCTGGGGGCTGGTGCCGTCGTGGTCGAAGGACGAGGCGATCGCCACGAAGCTGATCAACGCGCGCGGCGAGTCGGTCGCCGAGAAACCTTCGTTCCGGGCGGCGTTCCGCCGCCGGCGCTGCATCGTGCCGGCCAACGGCTTCTACGAGTGGCAGCAGCTCAGTGACCAGCAGGGCGGCGGCAAGCAGCCGTTCTACATCCATCCGGTCGGGGGCGAATTCTTCGGCTTCGCCGGGCTATGGGAGCGCTGGACGCGTCCGGCCGACGGCGAGGTGCTCGACACGTTCACGATCGTCACCACCGAGGCCAACGCGGCGATGCGGCCGCTGCACGATCGGATGCCGGTGATCCTGGCGCCGGGGGATTACTGGGCGTGGTTGAACGGGGCGACGCCGGTCGAGCGCGTGCAGGCGCTGGTGCGGCCGTGCCCCGAGGCGGAGCTCGCGGTGCATCCAGTTGGGAAAGCGGTCGGCAACGTTCGCAACGAGGGGGCGAACCTGATCCAGCCGCTCTGA